The following proteins are co-located in the Tachysurus vachellii isolate PV-2020 chromosome 17, HZAU_Pvac_v1, whole genome shotgun sequence genome:
- the rtn2b gene encoding reticulon-2b, whose amino-acid sequence MASKVVDLLYWRDVGKTGLVFTGLVVGLACLFQLSTISMLSNLGLGIMAFTLPVRLLFKTMDLVRLNDGSHPFQSYLDEDSTLTDETTVRVVEKIVLLIATLITELKRLFFIDSIIDSLKFVVLLYLLTYVGIKANGLTLVIAGVICAFSLPLAYRLQQGRIDRIISAVQSLVTKTKEIIELVVSLVKTPPPAPTPAPAPKPKLKTK is encoded by the exons ATGGCCAGCAAAG TGGTGGACCTGTTGTATTGGCGAGATGTAGGAAAAACAGGACTGGTGTTCACAGGGCTGGTGGTGGGCTTAGCCTGCCTGTTTCAGCTCAGTACCATCTCTATGCTCTCCAACTTGGGCCTGGGCATCATGGCATTCACCCTCCCTGTACGTCTGCTCTTCAAAACAATGGACCTGGTCCGACTTAATGATGGATCTCATCCCTTcca GTCCTATTTGGATGAGGACAGCACTTTGACAGATGAGACCACAGTTCGTGTTGTGGAGAAGATTGTGCTCCTGATTGCAACTTTAATTACAGAGCTGAAGAGACTCTTCTTCATCGACAGTATTATAGactcactgaag tTTGTTGTGCTTCTGTACCTGTTGACCTATGTTGGGATAAAAGCCAATGGTCTAACTCTTGTGATTGCTG GAGTGATTTGTGCTTTCTCTCTGCCTTTGGCATACAGACTACAGCAG GGCCGAATTGACAGGATTATCAGTGCAGTCCAATCACTGGTGACAAAAACGAAGGAGAT AATTGAGCTTGTGGTGTCATTAGTCAaaactcctcctcctgctccaaCTCCTGCACCTGCTCCTAAACCCAAACTCAAGACCAAATAA